The DNA sequence TGGCGGGACACCCTTTACCGCCTCGAGGGGGGCCTGGTCCCCGTCTGGGGCGGACGGGGGCCCATCTACGGCCTGGACGCGGGGGAGGAGGGGCTGGTCTTCCTGGCCCACGCCTTTGAGCACGGAGGGGGAACGGAGGCCCGGCTCCACTTCCTGCCCTACGGGGGAAGCCCCCGGGTCTTGGCCGAGGGCTCCTTCCTGAACTCCCTGAACTCCGACCTCCGCTACGGGGCTTACCGGCAGGGCCCCAGGTTCGGCCCCGATGGGGCGGTCTATGTGGTGCGCACGGAGAGGGGGGAGGCGCCCTTGTACCGCTTCACCCTGGACGGCCGGGAGGAGAGGGTGGCCTCGGGTACGGTCCTCTCCTTCGCCTTCGGGGAGGGGCTCTTCCTCCTCACGGAGGACTTCCGCCGGGGGGTGGCCCTGGAGGGGCCGGGGGTCTTCTTTGACCCCAACGAGGGCCTCTTCCCCGGCCTTCCCGAGCCCGTCCAGACCGAGTGGGAAAGCCCAGAAGGGCACCGGGTCCCGGGGTACGTCCTCGTGCCGGAAGGAGAGGGCCCCCACCCCCTGATCCTCTACATCCACGGGGGGCCCCACACCGCCTTCGGGCGGGCGATGATGCTGGAGCTTTACCTCTTCCTCCGCTCCGGCTACGGGGTGGCCTTCTGCAACCCCCGGGGCTCCACCGGCTACGGCCAGGACTACGCCCTTTTGAAGGACTGGGGCGGGGCGGACGAGCGGGACCTCCTGGGCTTTCTGGACCACGTCCTGGCCCGCTTCCCCTTTGACCCGCGCCGGGTGGGGGTGGCGGGGGGGAGCTACGGCGGGTTCATGGTCAACTGGCTCACCGCCCGGCACCCGGACCGGTTCAGGGCGGCGGTGACGGACCGGAGCATCTGCAACTGGCTCAGCTTCTTCGGCGCCAGCGACATCGGCCCCCGGTTCACCTACCTCGAGCTCTCGGCTAAGCCCTGGGAGCGGCCCGAGGTGCTCTGGGAGAAGAGCCCCCTCCGCTTGGTCCACCAGGTTAGAACCCCCACCCTGGTGGTCCACTCGGAGGAGGACCACCGCTGCCCCATAGACCAGGGGGAGACCTGGTACACCGCCCTGTGGCACCTGGGGGTGAGGACCCGCTTCCTCCGCGTCCCCGAGGAGGGGCATGAGCTCTCCCGCTCGGGCCGGCCTGACCGCCGCCTGGCCCGCCTCGAGGCCTACCTGGACTGGTGGAGGGAGCACTTAGGATAAACGCCGAACGCTAAACGCTGAACGCGAAACATTCCATAAGCGTTCGGCGTTAGACGTTCAGCGTTAGGCGTTGGACGTTCGGCCTTCGGCCCCTCTTTACGCCTGATTCTCCGCCACGGGCTCGGGGATGGGGCCGAAGGTCTCCTCGTACCGGGCCACGTTCTCCGCCAGACTCCGCAGGATGGCCTTGGCGTGCTGCGGGCTGGTGATGACCCGGCTCACCACCAGGGCGCCCCCCTGGGGCTGGAGCAGGGCGAAGTCCAGGACGAACTCGTTCTTGGTGTGGGAGAAGAGGGCCAGGTTGGAGTACCGGCCCATGGCCGTGTCCTTGTCTATGTCAATCTTCAGCTCGTTCATAAGGCCTCCTTCAGCCGGGGCAGGGCCCTTTTCAGCTCCAGCCGGGTCCGGCCCAGGCTGGCCACCGAGTCCAGGTAGAGGACGAGCTGGTGGCCCGCCAGGGGGACCAGGAGGAGCACCCCGTCTGGGTACTCTACCATGACCTCCTCCACCTCCCCCCGGTGGAGCTCCTGGGAGAGCCCCCGGGCGGTGGCCAGGGCCGTGGCCGAGGCGGCCCCCAGGCGGTCCAGGGCCGGGGCCCCCTCGTCCAGGAGGCTTTCCACCACGAAGCCGTCCTCGGTGAGGAGGGCCACCGCCCGCACCCCCCGCACCTCCTTCAAGGCCTTCAAGGTCTCCTCCACGCCCACCTCCTAAAGCTCCTCCGCAAGCCTGAGGGCGATGCGCGAGAGCTCGTTGCCCACCGCCTTCCGGTCCGCCCCTCGGTTAATCACCGCGGCCAGCAGGTAGTCCTTCACCCGCACGGCCAGGACCTCCCGGGCGTCCGTGGCCAGGGTGAAGCGGCGGACCTCCCCGGAGAGGGCCTCGGCCAGGGGGGCCATGTGCCTAAGGAGCGAGGCCAGCTCCGCGGCCAAAAGCTCGGAGCTTCCCCGGCCCGCGCTCTCAATCACCAGGCCGTCTAGGCCGGTGAGGACCGCCTGCTCCACCCCTAGGGTCTTAAGGGCCTCGAGGTACGCCATACCGCCTCCTTCTGTAGCGTCTGGAGAAAGCGGCCCGCCTGGAGACGGGCCTGTCCCAGGTTCCCGCCCGGGGCCAGGAGGAGGAGGAGGAAGAGGTCCTCCGAGTAGACCCGGGCGTAGCCCACCACCCCCTGGCCGAGGACCAAAAGCTCCTCCAGCCGGGGGCTCCCCAGGGTCTTGGCGTAGGCGGCCTGGGCCTGGCGCAGGAGGGCGGCGTGCTCGGCCACCGCCGCCCCCAGGTCCAGCCGCCGCTTGCTGAACCCCTCTATGAGGAGGCCGTCCCCGTCCGCCAGGGCCGCCGCCACCCCCCCGTCCACCCGGTCCAGAAGCTCCGCAAGCCCCTCCCTCATACCGGTCTTCGCCCCTCCAGGGCCCGGCTCAGGGTGACCTCGTCCACGTACTCCAGGCTCCCCCCCATGGGGAGTCCGTAGGCCAGGCGGCTCGTCCGCACCCCCCGCTTCTTCAGCTCCTCCGCCAGGTAAAGCGCGGTGGCCTCCCCCTCCACCGTCATCCCCGTGGCCAGGATGACCTCCTCCACCCCCTCGAGCCGGGCGAAGAGGGCCTCGAGGTTCAGCTCCTTGGGCCCCACCCCCTCCAGAGGGTTCAGCGTCCCTCCCAGGACGTGGTAGAGCCCGGAGTACTCCCCGCTCCGCTCCAGGGCGTACAGGTCCTGCACCGACTCCACCACGCAAAGGAGGCGGCGGTCCCGGCTTTCGTCTTGGCAGATGGCGCAAAGCCCCCCCAAGGAGAGGTTCCCGCAGACCGGGCAGGGGGAGAGGGCCTCCGCCTCCTTTAGGGCCTCCTTCAGGCCCTCCCGGGCCTCGGGGTGGAAGACCAGGTGGAGGGCGAGCTTCTGGGCGGTCTTGGGCCCCAGGCCGGGGAGGCCGGAGAGGGCGCGGATGAGCTTCAGGAGGGGCTCGGGGTATCTCATCCCTTAGAGAAGCCCCCCCAGCATCTGGCCCACCCCGCCCAGCTCCCGGCTCATCTCCTTCTCCGAGAGCTCGTGGGCCTTCCGCTGCGCGTCCTGGATGGCCACCAGGATGAGGTCCTCCAGGCCCTCGAGGTCCTCCTTCAGGGCCTCGGGCTTGAGCCGGACCGCCAGGATCCGCCCGTGCCCGTTGGCGTCCACCTCCACCAGGCCCTGGGCCGAGCCCGTGACCACGGTCTTCTCCAGGCGCTCCTGGACCTCCGCCGCCTTCTTCTGTGCCTTCTGCGCCTCCT is a window from the Thermus filiformis genome containing:
- a CDS encoding alpha/beta hydrolase family protein; this encodes MEAKVLFKLRFLSDLTEGPEGRPLFVLTEVQEGSPPRYLSRLVFWEEGVRFLTREEARRPRYHAPYVYFLRAPAFQEPAQLYRLDLRGGEAERLTEFAGGVLDYVLSPKGEVYLLAREERPARDRPQVYEAWPFKSDGRGRLSEGPVALFRLGEKEPLLRRYPPIKEMAFGKDGLYLVAAEDPRAQAEWRDTLYRLEGGLVPVWGGRGPIYGLDAGEEGLVFLAHAFEHGGGTEARLHFLPYGGSPRVLAEGSFLNSLNSDLRYGAYRQGPRFGPDGAVYVVRTERGEAPLYRFTLDGREERVASGTVLSFAFGEGLFLLTEDFRRGVALEGPGVFFDPNEGLFPGLPEPVQTEWESPEGHRVPGYVLVPEGEGPHPLILYIHGGPHTAFGRAMMLELYLFLRSGYGVAFCNPRGSTGYGQDYALLKDWGGADERDLLGFLDHVLARFPFDPRRVGVAGGSYGGFMVNWLTARHPDRFRAAVTDRSICNWLSFFGASDIGPRFTYLELSAKPWERPEVLWEKSPLRLVHQVRTPTLVVHSEEDHRCPIDQGETWYTALWHLGVRTRFLRVPEEGHELSRSGRPDRRLARLEAYLDWWREHLG
- a CDS encoding DUF3467 domain-containing protein encodes the protein MNELKIDIDKDTAMGRYSNLALFSHTKNEFVLDFALLQPQGGALVVSRVITSPQHAKAILRSLAENVARYEETFGPIPEPVAENQA
- a CDS encoding roadblock/LC7 domain-containing protein, whose amino-acid sequence is MEETLKALKEVRGVRAVALLTEDGFVVESLLDEGAPALDRLGAASATALATARGLSQELHRGEVEEVMVEYPDGVLLLVPLAGHQLVLYLDSVASLGRTRLELKRALPRLKEAL
- a CDS encoding roadblock/LC7 domain-containing protein; this translates as MAYLEALKTLGVEQAVLTGLDGLVIESAGRGSSELLAAELASLLRHMAPLAEALSGEVRRFTLATDAREVLAVRVKDYLLAAVINRGADRKAVGNELSRIALRLAEEL
- the recR gene encoding recombination mediator RecR, with the translated sequence MRYPEPLLKLIRALSGLPGLGPKTAQKLALHLVFHPEAREGLKEALKEAEALSPCPVCGNLSLGGLCAICQDESRDRRLLCVVESVQDLYALERSGEYSGLYHVLGGTLNPLEGVGPKELNLEALFARLEGVEEVILATGMTVEGEATALYLAEELKKRGVRTSRLAYGLPMGGSLEYVDEVTLSRALEGRRPV
- a CDS encoding YbaB/EbfC family nucleoid-associated protein, with the translated sequence MNIQKLLKEAQKAQKKAAEVQERLEKTVVTGSAQGLVEVDANGHGRILAVRLKPEALKEDLEGLEDLILVAIQDAQRKAHELSEKEMSRELGGVGQMLGGLL